In Exiguobacterium sibiricum 7-3, a genomic segment contains:
- a CDS encoding glycosyltransferase family 2 protein, protein MKKIVVFLPAHNEEVSLPLVLRRIPAEIDGLPVETIVIDDGSTDATSEIARQHGAHVYRFPKNRGLGAAVREGLLRSYAHGATVAVMIDADNEYPADQIPDVVRPILLDEADYVFGSRFLGTVDGMRLYRYIGNHVFTWLQCVLLKRRIHDGQSGMRAFSRAACKHAEIIHDYNYAQVLTLNLVRKGFRLQEVPIRYRVREAGKSFIRFNYIQRVLPAIYREWRRPIVPLSSEERFERKEHLG, encoded by the coding sequence ATGAAAAAAATCGTCGTCTTTCTTCCGGCCCACAATGAAGAAGTCTCCTTGCCGCTTGTCTTAAGACGCATTCCGGCTGAAATCGATGGACTGCCTGTCGAAACGATCGTCATCGACGACGGATCCACTGATGCGACGTCCGAGATTGCCCGGCAACACGGAGCCCATGTCTATCGTTTTCCTAAAAATCGCGGACTCGGAGCTGCCGTTCGGGAAGGGCTGCTCCGGTCCTATGCCCATGGTGCGACCGTCGCCGTCATGATTGACGCCGATAACGAATACCCGGCGGATCAGATTCCCGACGTCGTCCGACCGATTCTTCTCGACGAGGCCGACTATGTGTTTGGTTCCCGTTTTCTCGGAACCGTCGACGGGATGCGCTTGTATCGGTATATCGGCAATCATGTCTTTACTTGGTTACAGTGTGTCTTATTAAAACGTCGGATTCACGATGGACAAAGCGGCATGCGTGCCTTTTCCCGTGCGGCGTGTAAACACGCGGAAATCATCCACGACTATAACTATGCCCAAGTGCTGACACTGAATCTTGTTCGAAAAGGGTTCCGGCTGCAGGAAGTCCCGATTCGTTACCGTGTGCGCGAAGCCGGAAAGTCCTTTATCCGCTTTAACTATATCCAGCGCGTCCTCCCTGCGATTTACCGGGAATGGCGTCGCCCAA